From Micromonospora sp. NBC_01699, a single genomic window includes:
- a CDS encoding MFS transporter, with protein sequence MRLLRDRNTLLFVGVSLVAGFAGTAMSLAAGLWAMDLTGSASLAAIAGACVFLPSLAGPLLGALVDRLPRRPLLVWTSLILAGLLLLLLVVRSADQLWLLYAVMLGYGVSYVLLDAGEAAVLPTALPDERLGELNGLRMTAQEGTKLVAPLVGAALFTRVGGPAVAVLTATLLAVAAALYAAVRTTNAPPGRAAPSTVKTRTKRSFLSGLDFLRSHRPLRAAVLVAAVSMLMAGLGTAVQYAVVDDGLHQPVAFLGVLASVQGVGSIAGGLLAGQFLNRYGELPLAGWGALLLTAGTALRCLPWTPAVLVSALLIGVGLPWTVIAAMTAVQRQTPHALLGRVAATANSLVFAPTSLTLLTGAGLLALLDYRIPLGVSALGTLLAGGWVLTRRYDPRGGDSTPAGDSAPVEPGIGSDRGVADVARR encoded by the coding sequence GTGCGACTGCTCCGGGACCGCAACACACTCCTCTTCGTCGGCGTCTCGCTGGTCGCGGGCTTCGCCGGTACGGCGATGTCGCTCGCCGCCGGGCTGTGGGCGATGGACCTGACCGGCTCGGCCAGCCTGGCCGCCATCGCCGGGGCGTGCGTCTTCCTGCCGAGCCTGGCCGGGCCGCTACTCGGTGCGCTGGTCGACCGGCTGCCCCGCCGACCCCTGCTGGTCTGGACCAGCCTGATCCTGGCCGGACTGCTGCTCCTGCTGCTCGTCGTCCGCTCCGCCGACCAGTTGTGGCTGCTCTACGCGGTGATGCTCGGCTACGGCGTCAGCTACGTACTGCTGGACGCGGGCGAGGCGGCGGTGCTTCCGACGGCGCTGCCCGACGAGCGGCTCGGTGAGCTCAACGGCCTGCGGATGACCGCCCAGGAGGGCACCAAACTGGTCGCCCCGCTGGTCGGCGCCGCCCTGTTCACCCGCGTCGGCGGCCCGGCGGTCGCGGTGCTGACCGCGACCCTGCTGGCCGTCGCCGCAGCCCTGTACGCCGCCGTCCGCACCACCAACGCACCACCGGGCAGGGCCGCCCCTTCCACCGTCAAGACGAGAACGAAGCGCTCCTTCCTGTCGGGGCTGGACTTCCTGCGGTCGCATCGACCGCTGCGCGCGGCCGTGCTGGTCGCCGCGGTCAGCATGCTGATGGCCGGACTCGGCACCGCCGTGCAGTACGCGGTGGTCGACGACGGTCTGCACCAGCCGGTCGCCTTCCTCGGCGTACTCGCCTCGGTGCAGGGCGTCGGGTCGATCGCCGGCGGCCTGCTCGCCGGCCAGTTCCTCAACCGGTACGGCGAACTGCCGCTCGCCGGCTGGGGCGCGCTGCTGCTCACCGCCGGTACGGCCCTGCGGTGCCTGCCGTGGACCCCGGCGGTGCTGGTCAGCGCCCTACTGATCGGTGTCGGCCTGCCATGGACGGTGATCGCGGCGATGACCGCGGTCCAGCGGCAGACACCGCACGCACTGCTCGGCCGGGTCGCCGCCACCGCCAACTCGCTCGTCTTCGCGCCGACCTCGCTCACCCTGCTGACCGGGGCCGGGCTGCTGGCCCTGCTCGACTACCGGATCCCGCTCGGCGTGTCGGCACTCGGCACGCTGCTGGCCGGCGGCTGGGTGCTGACCCGCCGTTACGACCCACGGGGTGGGGACTCCACTCCGGCCGGGGACTCCGCCCCGGTCGAACCGGGCATCGGGTCCGACCGGGGCGTGGCGGACGTGGCGCGGCGGTGA